From Daucus carota subsp. sativus chromosome 6, DH1 v3.0, whole genome shotgun sequence:
tatcCATTTTTcacctaactttactcatttattACATTATTTCTTGGTttccgtgtcccaaccatttgtatacaaatggctgggacggagggagtaacttatttattttgtacTAGTAGTAGTATACACTTCAAAGCgatatgtaaaataaaaatagatgataacaaaaaaaaaaatgagtagATATAATTTGTGTGCATTTGgatgtataatataattaatattctttatatGACAGTTTCTGATATTATGTTCTCAGATATTCTGACTACAAATTTGGAATCATAGTTTTGAAACCATTTTCTTTATTAATGTGATTAAATtcagtaaaaataatattatatcattctagaaaaataataatactttttgaaactatttgaaaattttgaaatgaggAATGACGAAAAAATTAACTTCTAAATTTAttctcaataatattttttaaataagatataacgcagagatttgagaaaaaatccTTATAATTTAACGGAATAGTCAAAAGACATaagcaaaaaatattaaattctattttctttttctttactgAACTCATTGCCCAATGGTaagaattcaaattaaaatatattattttttattttaatagtaaaatacatttattcttGTCTACTCCATTCTTGGGTCAGCCCAATTAGCAAAGAAAAAGGTGGATCAACCCGACCCGGATTTCTAAAAACCTACCCAACCCGAATATATAGCAAGGCATATAAATCTAGGGTTTGCACGCCGCTGCTCCGCCTCTTGACTCAAATTATAAACCCCCCCTGCCTACATTTGAGGCTTCATCGCTGCCCCTCTTTCAAACTCAATTCAAGCCATGGCGGACAAGAATGTTACCATCCGAACCCGAAAGTTCATGACCAACAGGCTTCTCTCCCGCAAACAATTcgtacatctctctctctctatccctctccctccccctcactctctcccccccccctctctctctctctctctccctctctcgctCACTATAGATATGTTTGGGTATCACtttgtttgttaatttagttctctctgtttttttaatTGTAATGGGGAGATTAAACTTAGGTATAATTGCATAGTTCAGTTTTGAATTTGGTGATATTGTTGATTAGTTGGTGTTTtgattaatttgttttatttagaatGGTTATGTGATAATTGCTGTAAATTTTTTGCTCTAAATAAGTAGTGTTGTTTTGAGTGTGAGTTACCTGTTCTAGTAGATCAAAATGAACTATTACGGAGGAATAGACAACATATAAAATCTTTGGTGTTGTGTTTATTGAACCAAGTATCTGTTTTTTTAGCAATCAGGATGTGgtgttgattaattttgattgttTGCTGTTTTCTGGCACAGATCATTGATGTTCTTCATCCCGGAAAAGCTAATGTCTCAAAGGTATTTTATTGATTTGACCTTGCTGTAAACTAGTATCGTGCACTGGTTTGTTTTAGTATTGAAGTGTTTGCTCATTTGTGTTTTTGAAAGGCTGAGTTGAAGCAGAAGTTGGCTGACTTGTATTCCGTCAAGGACACACAAGCTATCTCTGTTTTCAAGTTCCGTACTCACTTTGGTGGTGGAAAGTCAACCGGATTTGGGTTGATTTACGACTCCGTTGAGAGTGCTAAGAAATATGAACCCAAGTACAGACTGATTAGGGTAAGTTTTCGACCATATGCAAAATGCAATgtgtaattatttaaatttattttgttgtgtTCCATTGAGATGCTCCTGGAAAAGGTACATGTTAAAATGTACAATGTTTGTTTTGCGTAATTTGTTCTGTACCCCTGTTATGCAATGTGTAGATTTGGTCTTGTTAATCTGTCAGTCATTGACGAAACATGTTAgttattttcttgaattaagTGTACTGATGATATTATCTGTATGAAAGGTATTTTTACTTTATCCAATGTATTAATGGTTGTTAACCTTTAAGTCTTAATGTAAAAGCAAATTAAGCAGTCTGTGTGAGTTAACAAATATCATTATCTGATGTTTACTTATTTCAGCAATTTTCTGTTCTTTATTGCTCAAACAACATTAACAATCTAGTCCAGCTTGTCTCAATTTAAATAGCCTGTCTTGTTTTTCTTTTGGTTAGTGGATGAACTGTTAAATGTCCTTATCTTTCTTTGTCTCAAGTTAAATCAGCAATAATAGTTACATGTGTGCTAAGCTGAGGCAGCCAAATGTCTGATAATTTATTTGTCTAAAGTTTGTATGTTCAAGCCTCCTTCCACCACTTACCAATTTTagctattttaattttatgaactTTACTCCGTCAGCATGTAATATGAAGTGTGATGCACAAAGTTAATGTTAGCTTCTTCTGTTGCCAGAATGGACTTGATACCAAGATTGAGAAATCAAGGAAGCAACTTAAGGAGAGGAAGAACCGTGCCAAGAAAATCCGTGGTGTGAAGAAGGTAAGCTACCTATATCAACACCCCGACCCCTCTCCCTTCCCTTTTTCTATTGCCTAATTACATCAAGTTCCCTCTTAAAATTAACATTGGGTGCTTGCCCAACTTTGTTGCAGACCAAGGCCGGAGATGCTGCCAAGGGCGGAAAGAAGAAATGAGCATTAGGATTTTTCTTTACAATATTTATTGTACTAGAAACTATTTCATTTCATCAAATGTGATATTGTGGTGATACCTGTGACATTATTGGAAGAGTACCTTTTTGTTTTTACCCATCAGCGAAGATTGcattgttttaccaagattatTAGTATTAGTTCAGTAAAGAAGCCAGCATTGgtttgattttgaaattaatttgttAGCAAGGTTCACAGTCTTTAAATGCCTATTTTACCATTCTATATAGCCTGAAGGATGTGATAATGTGCAAGTATTATGGGTTTATGACATATAGTTTTACCATTCTTATCTTCATATATGTTACTTTTCCATGTGATCTTATCTATCAGAATTTTGGATACTCCTTTGTTATGCTCCTGATGTTGGTATGCATGCTGAATAAAAACCCTAGATGGATTGTGTAATTCTTGCACAATGAATTACAGGTTAACTGTAACACCCCACTTTTTCAGGCTATTATTTAACAATGAATTACCGAAATCAAACATGAACGATATTAACCAAAAactgagaaataaaaataataatatcaatgtcTAAAAGTAGTTCGGAAGTCTCCAAATGACACTAATAAGAGTTTAAATTCATCTAAACCAAGTCCTGAAATTTGCTAAAAATCTAACAAACTAATTTGGGTAGCACTCATCTCAAGTCCCGCTAACCCCTGATTACCTGCGGAAAGAAAATAAACTGAGTGAGCCAGACGCCCAGtacgaatataattttaaaagaaaataatattttaaacaactgaatgATTGTGTCTACCAGCACAgagttcaaaaataaaaacaatacaaaaCCAATAATGTAATTTAGAAACAGTATACAATATTTAGCGAATTAGTAGGATAATATTTAAAACAATTGAGCTAACAATGAAACTGAAAGTAAGGCTGAGTGACGGATGAGGTGGGGACAATATGGGTCTCTTATACGAATATGTACTTGCACAAAGCAGAGTACAAAACAAAGAATCCTTCTCCGGTAATCCACGAGAAGAAAACACAAGGAATGCACAAAGCATTTCTACAATACAGAGAATCCTTCTCCGGTAATCCACGAGAAGAAAACACACAATAGCGATCATGATCTATACACAATCTCATACTCCAGAGACGTGCTCGTATACTCACAGCACTGATACGAGTAAGTGCCGAGTTCACCAGACACTCCAAACTCCATGAACTCGTCTGTGATTTAACCACACAGATAGGTTTAAGAGCCCAACAGAAAGGTTACAAAAATTGCCAAACTCATTGAACTGAACATAACAAAACAATGTCGCAGATAAATGCGAAACAAAACgaaacaaatataaatgaattgataataataatttcccACAACCGAGAGTACGAACAGAATAGGACAATGGGTACCAAAAGTACACGTAAAGTATAATTAACCCGATCAAAACATATAACgagtaattaaaatataaatgagaagaaaagaataaagaaattcGTACCTCGAAAATAGCGAACTCTAGCACTAACACAAATCCGAAACAGTCCGCCAAATTAATGCCCTTGATCTAGATATaaaacattataatattttaattttaattaccgAAAAAATGACACATCACAGTACTCACTTTAAAAGAATTTAATAGTCTGTCACGTCCATTCCTTTGTATAATAATAGGATAGCACTCTCATATTTATGCATAAAGTAAAATCACGACGACAATTATGTCATGCATGCAAATTACCTAAACTCCAAAGTTACACTCCAGAGTTacgtaaataaaatataaaaatatattctcaaTATGAATATGTACAAAAATAATGTTGCAGCACAGCTAACACTTAAATATCTTAGTAagttctaattaattaatatatattattatacaactaatatataaaaattgatttaaatatatatatgtttgacaGTAATAACAATCCCAGATTATTAACATGATTACAtctcatatttaaaataataaccagACTACAAAATCAACGAACATAACGAAAGGACAAAACCTAAATCATATCACAATACCAAAATAGTCACacgaaaattaaatattaaatcttaaccTATTTAAATCTTGGTTAATGGACAAGTTTAACATGCTTCTACTCATATTAATGAGTAGCTTACCGGTGTGTCAAAACTTATATCGGAGTGCAGCAACACAAAAGATCtagcaataataaaataataataagactTTATCGTTTCTGTCATGTACATGAATGGTCATGGCATAATACCTTGCTCACTGCTTCAACCCGCAGTCACACTCTGTCATTCCTCTGTTTCCTCTGTACAGGCGGCTCTAAATCTTTTCTTAGGGTTTTAACGCGTGTTTTAAAGAGAAAGGCTCATGATTATATACAGGCCTTTAAATAACCTACAACTAATAGGActctaataattaatattaaacttaTTATAATCTAATCACTAATTCTacttaaaatcaaatcatcctaattaacaaatattattattattaactgAAATTGCTAATTCTCTTTCTAATCAAATTACTAAGCTACTATTATTAATTCTATTCTAAAACAGattctaatattattatattattataaattaacaatctctattatataataactatattaaattatagggatattatattttaatcataaaaaacaaaaaatttcatcacataatattttatttcctATTTCCTATAATTCTAaactctaataaaatattaacaaggGATATTACATTAACCATTTAGTAACTAAAATAAACTGCAGGTTATCTAAAGTTTGCTAATGTGCTCAAGTTCAACTACTGTTCAaatatagtactccctctgtccctctcatttctttacagttactattttgggatgtccctctcatttctttacattaccataaatagtaagtttttcccatcattacacccactatcttcccccactatctcatatttaacaataaaaactactattacacccactactttcctccactatctcaaatctattattaaatattgatgggtcccaccactttacccacttttcatctaactttactcatttttcatacattgtcttggtctccgtgtccccctccaatgtaaacaattgagggggacggagggagcagaCTAGCAGTTTATTCTTTGATTGTCAATCTTGATTAGAAGATGCTTGAGCTATTAGATACACTTTTGGGTTCAGCTGTCAACTAAAAACAAATtctggaatttttttttgtcacgaGATTCCGGTTCTCTTGTGTCATTGCAATTTAGTTTAGGAGCTTATGAAAAGCAACCAAAAGAGAAGGCAAAAGAAGTCAGTATTCTCATGTGACACAAGTATTACCATCCCATAACTaaaatatttacttttataGTTTTATGATCATTCAAGTTCATGGTGCTCTGAGAGTAAAGAAAAACTAGAAAGGTGTAACATCTCTCCGCAAGCTCCCATTCGTTCATAAACCTAAAGGTTTGCAAAGATATTGCCGACTAATTAACCTATAGGTTGAAGAGATGTTGACAAGCAACTAGTAACCATTGGTTATAATGAgaaacttttataattttaacaagAACAGCATGTAAAAAGCTCAAGGATCTCCAGAAATATAACTCAACATACAATTCCTCTAGGCATGATAAACAACCTGATCTTCTTAATTCGAGATTTGCCTtgaaagaaagattatataggTCAACTACGAAGAGGGAGAAAACCCTCCATTAGAGCATTCCTATTCGTAAACAAGAAACAGATCGCTATGTATGATATATCCACCGCCTGCATACTTATTGTATCATCAAGCAAATGTAAGTTTATTTTTATGAACACCTATGTTGTGTATGAACATCTGTGCAAGGAAACCAGCAGGTAAATTTCAATTTACTGCATTTTTAGCACAATTATTGCTGATCACTTTATCTTGTACTAGTAGCA
This genomic window contains:
- the LOC108224934 gene encoding small ribosomal subunit protein eS24z; its protein translation is MADKNVTIRTRKFMTNRLLSRKQFIIDVLHPGKANVSKAELKQKLADLYSVKDTQAISVFKFRTHFGGGKSTGFGLIYDSVESAKKYEPKYRLIRNGLDTKIEKSRKQLKERKNRAKKIRGVKKTKAGDAAKGGKKK